One stretch of Bacteroidota bacterium DNA includes these proteins:
- a CDS encoding S8/S53 family peptidase produces MKRLLNIFVTLIIIGVLTNSQPKKLIFPKNVVAEANFYSEGHNLLSDAITVKFREKVVISTDDSKSYAERIDSKFNKVLNSLKQLENKAGSVKLIKQIKSADENNLIKSHKRTGKPVKIKDLSQLYSIRFKNPVSVKEVVTLLSDIPEVEYVHAPLLAIYHYTPSDPMITSPGAWGLQAVQAYDAWNITQGSSAIKIGIVDGGVSQTHEDIEGKIFRSDNSISHPHGTLVAGVAGANTDNAIGIASLGFNVKLNSYDIGSSYTSIANALYEATTYSDVINMSWSIAKIMTYEELDELGCIDPEGWENSKRPYNATEIETAVENAINQGIVCVAATGNTSPNGGFPDWSSYSCDNHKVPFISWPAQYPNVIGVSGTTLNGTEGYIVYFNYGNFVDVSAPGDNIETTEQYGGYGVYAGTSFSAPLTAALAGLLLSCNSSLTIQQVTDYITKTTDKIDANTHSYDGFGWNQYLGYGRINAYKAVQPPAAPQNLSYINNGGHPKISWSANSEWDVTKYEIWRDMGSGYSKIAEVNSPTTSYDDYDLTIGGSNPNSAWYYVKAKDLTNLLSNGSSSLRVRYSGVQNEMLEIVQIPSHPTLYQNFPNPFNPTTTIKYSVPNEQYVSIKIFNGVGQEITTITEGVKQPGFYQIEYDAKHLSSGLYFYTMSTGNTKITQKMLLQK; encoded by the coding sequence ATGAAAAGGTTGCTCAATATTTTTGTAACTCTTATAATTATTGGGGTTCTGACTAATTCCCAACCAAAAAAGTTAATATTTCCTAAAAATGTTGTTGCCGAGGCAAATTTTTATTCTGAAGGTCATAATTTACTGTCCGATGCTATTACCGTAAAGTTTAGAGAAAAAGTTGTTATATCTACCGATGATAGCAAATCGTATGCTGAGAGAATAGATTCAAAATTCAACAAAGTGCTGAATAGCCTAAAACAGTTAGAAAATAAAGCTGGATCAGTTAAATTGATTAAACAAATCAAAAGCGCCGACGAAAATAATCTGATAAAATCTCATAAAAGGACAGGAAAACCCGTAAAAATCAAAGACTTATCTCAATTGTATTCCATAAGGTTTAAAAATCCAGTATCTGTAAAAGAAGTGGTCACTTTATTGTCAGATATACCCGAAGTTGAGTATGTTCACGCACCGCTTTTGGCAATTTATCATTATACTCCATCTGATCCTATGATCACAAGTCCGGGCGCATGGGGTCTTCAAGCTGTTCAGGCATATGATGCCTGGAACATTACTCAAGGCTCTTCAGCTATAAAAATAGGTATTGTTGATGGTGGAGTTAGTCAAACCCACGAAGATATTGAGGGGAAGATTTTCCGTTCAGACAATAGCATTTCACATCCTCACGGAACATTGGTTGCTGGTGTTGCCGGAGCGAACACTGACAATGCGATAGGGATCGCCAGTCTTGGATTTAATGTTAAGTTAAATTCGTACGATATTGGTTCTTCCTATACTTCGATTGCCAATGCATTATATGAAGCAACAACATATTCCGATGTGATAAATATGAGTTGGTCAATTGCAAAGATAATGACATATGAGGAGTTAGATGAATTAGGGTGTATAGATCCCGAAGGATGGGAAAATAGCAAAAGACCCTATAATGCGACTGAAATCGAAACTGCTGTAGAAAATGCGATCAACCAAGGTATTGTTTGTGTTGCCGCCACAGGGAATACATCTCCAAATGGAGGTTTTCCAGATTGGTCTTCTTATTCATGTGATAATCATAAAGTACCATTTATATCATGGCCTGCACAATATCCCAATGTAATTGGTGTCTCAGGAACCACGCTGAATGGAACAGAGGGTTACATTGTTTATTTTAATTATGGGAATTTTGTTGATGTTTCAGCTCCTGGTGATAATATTGAAACTACAGAACAATACGGTGGATATGGCGTCTATGCAGGCACATCTTTCTCAGCACCATTGACTGCTGCATTAGCGGGATTATTGCTTTCATGCAATTCAAGTTTAACAATTCAACAAGTGACTGATTATATTACTAAAACTACAGATAAAATTGATGCGAACACTCATTCATACGATGGTTTCGGTTGGAATCAATATCTTGGTTATGGCAGAATTAATGCATACAAAGCAGTCCAACCACCAGCAGCACCTCAAAATCTATCATATATTAATAACGGTGGTCACCCGAAGATATCATGGTCGGCAAATTCCGAATGGGATGTCACAAAATACGAAATTTGGAGAGATATGGGCTCAGGGTATTCAAAAATTGCAGAAGTGAATTCTCCGACTACATCATATGATGATTACGATCTTACCATTGGTGGAAGCAATCCAAATAGTGCATGGTATTATGTGAAAGCAAAGGATCTTACAAATCTACTATCAAATGGATCGTCATCGCTTCGAGTGAGGTATTCAGGCGTACAAAATGAAATGCTTGAAATCGTCCAAATCCCTTCTCATCCAACATTGTATCAAAATTTCCCAAACCCTTTTAATCCTACGACAACTATAAAATATTCTGTCCCCAATGAACAGTATGTATCAATAAAAATATTTAATGGTGTTGGGCAGGAAATCACAACGATTACAGAAGGTGTAAAACAACCAGGGTTTTACCAAATTGAGTATGACGCAAAACATCTTTCAAGCGGGTTATATTTTTATACAATGTCTACTGGGAACACAAAAATAACTCAGAAAATGTTATTGCAAAAATAA
- a CDS encoding T9SS type A sorting domain-containing protein, producing MNYFFSVFILFSLCSAQYRSDFMISDSGSKPTFDIDSDNNIHIVWISSKKDDRSTMYIGLDSLGNSLYEIRRISNSFYTNDPNIETRKNTSAIVWEDGVSSSVTIFSSYIKGRVFKNGLPIGNEFQIDDGDFNHAAIDAFRKYPKILWHNDSILFSTWSGQGHHSKTYSQSDIYAEKLLMPIQKSGDNYPLNNTSVRTDYEEIRPIKKIASNGYVLLWAERDSQKVSRISGIQCTDSLKPTSPKFTLIEFDTLTYLYRPTAIQKNDGNIIILWSKDTLTNKANIYWQEFTENGAAIGGKIKVNEALAKISSTISSHRDIGGNIIVVWEDGQNIMAQRFSENSTKIGTNFIVNGNLTGIDNFPKVRLHKNKIFTVWTKRNSSVPSMTSIWMNILDFKNPVLNVKNNSIVTNNFDLYQNFPNPFNGMTTIHYNLSFESTVSIKIFNILGQEIKEIVHQQQDKGLYEARWNTELSSGIYFCRLEALSVDGKRRKFISTRKMQLLR from the coding sequence ATGAACTATTTTTTTTCTGTGTTTATTCTATTTTCTCTTTGTAGCGCTCAATATCGTAGTGATTTTATGATATCGGATTCAGGATCAAAGCCAACGTTCGATATTGATAGTGATAATAATATTCATATTGTTTGGATTAGCTCAAAAAAGGATGACAGATCAACAATGTACATCGGGTTAGATAGTCTCGGTAATAGTTTATATGAAATAAGAAGGATTTCAAACTCATTTTACACGAACGATCCAAACATTGAGACGAGAAAAAACACATCAGCAATTGTTTGGGAAGACGGAGTATCATCATCGGTAACAATATTTAGTTCATATATAAAAGGAAGAGTTTTTAAAAATGGTTTACCAATCGGAAATGAGTTCCAAATTGACGATGGAGATTTTAACCATGCGGCGATAGACGCTTTCCGAAAATATCCAAAAATATTATGGCACAACGACTCCATTTTATTCAGCACATGGAGTGGGCAAGGACATCATTCTAAAACATATTCACAATCTGACATCTATGCAGAAAAATTATTAATGCCAATACAGAAGAGTGGTGATAATTATCCACTTAATAATACTTCGGTGAGGACTGACTATGAAGAAATAAGACCAATAAAAAAAATAGCAAGCAACGGGTATGTATTACTTTGGGCAGAAAGAGATTCTCAAAAAGTGAGCAGGATATCAGGAATTCAGTGCACGGATAGTTTAAAACCAACATCTCCTAAGTTTACGTTAATTGAATTTGATACTCTTACATACTTGTATAGACCCACAGCAATTCAAAAAAATGACGGCAATATTATCATCCTTTGGTCGAAGGATACTTTGACAAACAAAGCAAATATTTATTGGCAAGAATTTACTGAAAATGGAGCTGCAATTGGTGGTAAAATCAAAGTGAACGAAGCATTAGCAAAAATATCAAGTACGATATCTTCCCACAGGGACATCGGTGGAAATATCATTGTTGTTTGGGAAGATGGTCAAAATATAATGGCTCAACGGTTTTCAGAAAATAGTACGAAGATAGGAACTAATTTTATCGTCAATGGTAACCTTACCGGAATTGACAACTTTCCCAAAGTGCGATTACACAAAAATAAAATTTTCACTGTATGGACAAAACGCAATTCGAGTGTGCCAAGTATGACAAGTATATGGATGAATATATTAGATTTTAAAAATCCAGTCTTGAACGTCAAAAACAATTCTATTGTGACGAATAATTTTGATCTTTATCAGAATTTCCCGAATCCATTTAATGGTATGACCACCATACATTATAATTTATCTTTTGAGTCCACTGTTTCCATAAAAATATTTAATATATTGGGGCAAGAAATAAAGGAAATAGTCCATCAACAACAGGATAAAGGGTTATATGAAGCTCGCTGGAATACAGAACTTTCAAGTGGTATATATTTTTGTAGACTTGAAGCACTGTCGGTTGACGGCAAAAGAAGGAAGTTTATATCCACTCGAAAAATGCAGTTACTGCGATAA
- a CDS encoding prepilin-type N-terminal cleavage/methylation domain-containing protein, translating to MKTLKINSQTGFSMTELMVVLVIIGVLVLLALPRLAPVVTKAKTTEAKLMLKQVHTLQKSFKFEHDRYSIELTDIGFEQEKLTTEGGQARYKIEVVTADDKVFSAQATSIVDFDNDGTMNVWIVDESGSIKEKVPD from the coding sequence ATGAAGACTCTTAAAATTAATTCGCAAACTGGTTTTTCAATGACCGAACTTATGGTCGTTTTGGTAATAATTGGTGTTTTGGTATTACTTGCCTTGCCTCGTTTAGCGCCGGTGGTTACCAAAGCAAAAACAACCGAGGCAAAATTAATGCTTAAGCAAGTTCACACGCTACAAAAGAGCTTCAAATTTGAACATGATCGATATTCCATAGAATTGACAGATATCGGCTTTGAACAGGAAAAACTTACAACAGAAGGCGGTCAAGCGCGATATAAAATTGAAGTTGTTACAGCTGATGACAAAGTGTTTTCTGCCCAAGCAACATCAATTGTGGATTTTGATAATGACGGAACCATGAATGTTTGGATTGTTGATGAAAGTGGTTCAATAAAAGAAAAAGTGCCAGATTAA
- a CDS encoding A24 family peptidase yields the protein MYNQFGFSLEYIEYLIYFQVALVIAFVDWKHLIIPNNVLFVGFALILGIRLFDNSSLVLDQILFGLTSFIFVLLIMFLGNYFLKRESMGMGDVKLSGFIGFVLGLPLFLVALWIASVFGSFYGIVNKIQGKQSTKIPFGAILISVSVVEMLYRKHIEEFFNTWIS from the coding sequence TTGTACAATCAGTTTGGATTTTCATTAGAATACATCGAATATCTCATTTACTTTCAGGTTGCACTCGTTATTGCTTTTGTTGACTGGAAACATTTGATCATTCCCAACAATGTATTGTTCGTTGGATTTGCGCTTATTCTTGGAATACGGTTATTCGATAATTCTTCTCTTGTTTTGGATCAAATACTCTTTGGACTGACTTCATTTATTTTTGTTTTATTGATAATGTTTTTAGGCAATTACTTCTTAAAGAGGGAATCAATGGGGATGGGGGATGTAAAGCTTTCAGGATTTATAGGTTTTGTTTTGGGGTTGCCTCTCTTTTTAGTGGCTCTTTGGATCGCTTCGGTATTTGGTTCATTCTATGGAATTGTAAATAAAATACAAGGGAAGCAATCAACAAAAATTCCGTTTGGGGCAATTCTTATTAGCGTTTCTGTAGTTGAAATGTTATACCGTAAACATATTGAAGAGTTCTTTAATACATGGATCAGTTAA
- a CDS encoding GspE/PulE family protein — MDQLNSKIISPEILKLIPKKTAIEFCVLPLSVSEQSIEVGLPEKYDQEIVNDLSFLLSKKITVLTFPREILFEAIQRNYDISTLEMNKESSSKGIELLSVKENSEGKTEATSDGSVVLLANKIITEAIQLNASDIHVEPYEKLLRVRTRLDGVLHELMTLPVAKSRPLISRLKIMADLDIAERRRPQDGRIRVKQNEKTIDIRVSTLPTDFGEKIVLRILDKSHLNLQLTNLGFEENDLALFQKTLHLPYGMILVTGPTGSGKTTTLYGALNYINDSKVNITTIEDPIEYNLPGINQTHVHAEIGLTFANVLRSILRQDPNVIMLGEIRDYETAEIAVRAALTGHLVLSTLHTNDSLSAVTRLIDMGVEPFLVSSSVRLIIAQRLLRKICPHCKEQYHPSKEELTELGIRENGAQYFKGKGCSHCLNSGYKGRTATYEMLNISAEMSELIVKRSSAKELHAQAHLEGFTTIRQNAILKAQKGETTLYEVLRETAV; from the coding sequence ATGGATCAGTTAAACTCAAAAATAATCTCTCCGGAGATTCTTAAGCTCATCCCCAAGAAAACTGCAATTGAATTTTGCGTACTTCCGTTATCAGTTTCAGAACAATCAATCGAAGTAGGTCTACCGGAAAAATATGATCAAGAGATTGTTAACGATCTTTCATTTCTTTTAAGTAAAAAAATTACTGTCCTAACATTCCCGCGGGAAATCCTTTTCGAGGCAATCCAACGAAATTACGATATTTCTACTCTCGAGATGAATAAAGAATCATCATCAAAAGGAATAGAATTGCTCTCTGTAAAAGAAAACTCAGAGGGAAAAACAGAAGCCACCTCTGACGGTTCCGTTGTTTTGCTGGCAAATAAAATCATTACTGAAGCAATTCAGCTTAATGCAAGCGACATTCATGTAGAGCCATACGAAAAGCTCTTAAGGGTTCGTACGCGTTTAGATGGTGTCCTTCATGAATTAATGACCCTACCAGTAGCAAAATCACGACCACTGATATCCCGTTTGAAGATCATGGCCGATCTTGATATAGCCGAAAGACGCCGACCTCAGGACGGTAGAATCCGGGTCAAGCAAAATGAAAAAACGATCGATATCCGTGTTTCTACACTCCCTACTGATTTCGGGGAAAAGATTGTGCTTCGTATTCTGGACAAGTCACATCTGAATCTCCAGCTCACCAATTTAGGATTTGAAGAGAACGATTTAGCACTATTTCAAAAGACTCTCCATTTACCCTATGGTATGATACTTGTAACTGGTCCAACAGGAAGTGGTAAAACCACTACTTTATATGGAGCGCTCAATTATATCAACGATTCAAAAGTAAATATCACCACGATTGAAGACCCAATTGAGTATAACCTTCCCGGTATCAATCAAACACATGTCCATGCGGAGATCGGCTTAACATTTGCGAATGTACTTCGATCTATTTTACGCCAGGATCCTAATGTGATTATGCTTGGAGAGATTCGAGATTACGAAACAGCAGAAATTGCTGTTCGAGCGGCTTTGACAGGCCATTTAGTTCTTTCTACTTTGCACACGAACGATTCTCTTTCTGCAGTAACCCGATTAATCGATATGGGTGTTGAACCGTTCCTAGTTTCTTCTTCGGTCCGTTTAATTATAGCACAGCGTCTATTACGAAAAATATGCCCACACTGCAAAGAACAATATCATCCTTCTAAAGAAGAGTTAACAGAACTTGGAATAAGAGAAAACGGCGCTCAATATTTTAAGGGGAAGGGATGTTCGCATTGCCTGAATTCAGGCTATAAAGGGCGAACAGCGACATATGAAATGTTGAATATCTCTGCCGAAATGAGTGAACTAATCGTCAAACGATCATCTGCAAAAGAACTTCACGCACAAGCACATCTTGAAGGTTTTACCACCATCCGCCAAAACGCCATTCTCAAAGCCCAAAAGGGTGAAACAACACTCTATGAGGTTTTGAGAGAAACTGCTGTTTAA